The following coding sequences are from one Methanobacterium petrolearium window:
- a CDS encoding MFS transporter — protein MKPTDSSFKVDNDVKIAALLVASIASFFTPFMGTSINIALPAIGLDFGADAILLNWVTNGFLLAAAIFAVPLGRVADIHGMKKIFTYGIIIFTVASLFCALSPSTMVLIASRVLQGIGSAMIFVTGLAIITSVFHPRHRGKAIGINVAAVYVGLSLGPVIGGFMTQYLGWRSLFLLMIPFGLLVVAIVFWKLKDEWAASRGEKFDWTGSILYSIMLFLVMYGFSSLPQLEGWVMLIVGIAGFFAFLIWELRAESPVFNVRLFKNTAFTFSSMAALINYSATFAVTLLLSYYLQYIRGFEPQSAGIILVAQPILMAITAPIAGRMSDRIDARIIATVGMAIVTLGLFTFTFIGSDTAIINIIIGLAVLGLGFGLFSSPNTNVIMGSVERKFYGVASATVSTMRLIGQTMSIGIATLVFSLLLGRVQITPEQYTALLESIHICFVVFTVLCLVGIIVSWYRGKSSYQEEKDGQKSQMK, from the coding sequence ATGAAACCCACTGACAGTTCTTTTAAAGTTGATAACGATGTAAAAATTGCAGCGCTTTTAGTGGCATCAATAGCATCCTTTTTCACACCATTCATGGGCACATCGATTAACATTGCATTACCTGCAATTGGATTGGATTTTGGTGCAGATGCCATCCTTCTTAACTGGGTTACCAATGGATTTCTTTTAGCAGCAGCCATTTTTGCAGTTCCATTGGGAAGAGTAGCGGATATACATGGAATGAAGAAGATATTCACCTATGGGATTATTATATTCACTGTGGCATCGCTCTTTTGTGCATTATCCCCATCTACAATGGTTTTAATAGCCTCCAGAGTCCTGCAGGGAATTGGATCTGCCATGATCTTCGTCACAGGTCTGGCAATAATCACCTCAGTTTTTCACCCCAGACACCGGGGAAAGGCCATTGGTATAAATGTAGCCGCAGTTTATGTTGGATTATCCCTGGGTCCGGTAATTGGTGGCTTCATGACCCAGTATCTAGGTTGGAGGAGTTTATTCCTTTTAATGATACCATTCGGGCTCTTGGTAGTGGCTATAGTATTTTGGAAACTCAAAGATGAATGGGCTGCTTCCAGGGGAGAAAAATTCGACTGGACAGGTTCAATACTTTACAGTATTATGCTGTTTCTGGTAATGTATGGATTCTCCAGTTTACCCCAGCTGGAGGGATGGGTAATGTTAATTGTGGGAATAGCCGGATTTTTCGCCTTTCTCATATGGGAACTTAGGGCAGAAAGTCCAGTGTTCAATGTCAGGTTGTTTAAAAACACAGCTTTCACATTCTCCAGCATGGCAGCCCTGATAAATTACAGTGCCACCTTTGCAGTGACCCTACTTTTAAGCTATTATCTCCAGTACATCCGGGGATTCGAACCACAGAGCGCCGGGATAATTCTGGTGGCCCAACCAATATTAATGGCCATAACCGCCCCTATAGCTGGTAGAATGTCGGATCGTATTGATGCTAGGATTATTGCCACTGTTGGGATGGCCATAGTAACTTTAGGACTTTTCACATTCACTTTCATAGGTTCTGATACCGCCATCATCAATATCATCATTGGCCTGGCAGTACTTGGATTGGGATTCGGACTCTTCTCTTCACCCAACACCAATGTGATAATGGGTTCAGTGGAGAGAAAATTCTATGGGGTAGCTTCAGCCACAGTGAGCACCATGCGACTCATAGGTCAAACCATGAGCATAGGGATTGCCACACTGGTTTTTTCACTCTTACTGGGCAGGGTGCAGATCACACCGGAACAATACACAGCCCTTCTTGAAAGCATACACATCTGTTTTGTGGTTTTCACAGTGCTCTGTTTGGTGG